The Aphelocoma coerulescens isolate FSJ_1873_10779 chromosome 2, UR_Acoe_1.0, whole genome shotgun sequence genome contains a region encoding:
- the FBXO15 gene encoding F-box only protein 15 isoform X5: protein MATGRGRLRTLAARPGQCSETVNAGIKSLYLTPPIKTKPNVCIESMPSEMLLKILSYLDAVSLLSVGCVNKRFYELANDNGIWLKLYSSSLQPKWTIWKMKSKQTETVSLGCAALHDKKPGYWKKEYIFKQTSAFKTRVMRLVKLLDPYTGLPCKNKEAMKVSGLSWIIVLKDKNGKEHVIEEPNLSFKDTSVTILWYGTHWPSLDVLSTLKLFGVTPLLPYQSSPPNKNGPRRFSLIAEYHLANLTESSVAVGADELVQLFSLSPGLLVGIWKEKNEIAFVMASLHYNQLLERSILGSATVQYAPPPNKPLLDDIDPEYGLHDYSLHLDLHGRSCMYLCGSFKGLFCRKGDIENGYLRLSVVSLKDNRKHFPIIGTLGICWETDAFKGNVKDCFVMDLTLLDESGKPFWCFSAPVYMELSSKASGLYDYMGPIYTADYVDSEGKVCVEFVWLEETKEYITVSLVLYVSTKKVNSWYGTNY, encoded by the exons ATGGCGACGGGCCGTGGCAG GTTAAGGACCCTTGCTGCCAGGCCTGGGCAATGTTCTGAAACTGTAAATGCTGGAATTAAAAGTCTGTATTTGACACCTCCCATAAAAACGAAACCAAATGTGTGCATTGAGAG catGCCATCAGAAATGCTGCTGAAGATACTTTCCTATTTGGATGCTGTGTCCCTGTTGTCTGTTGGTTGCGTGAATAAGCGCTTCTATGAGCTGGCCAATGACAA TGGAATTTGGCTGAAACTCTATTCTAGTTCTTTGCAACCAAAATGGACAATTTGGAAAATGAAGTCTAAACAAACAGAAACTGTTtctttgggctgtgctgctctacATGATAAAAAGCCTGGGTACTGGAAGAAAGAATACATCTTCAAACAAACGTCTGCCTTCAAAACCAGAGTAATGCGGCTCGTTAAACTTCTAGATCCTTATACTGGTCTTCCATGTAAAAACAAAGAAGCTATGAA AGTCTCTGGCTTGAGTTGGATAATTGTTCTAAAGgacaaaaatggaaaagaacatGTAATAGAGGAGCCAAACCTATCATTTAAGGACACATCTGTTACCATACTTTGGTATGGTACACACTGGCCATCCTTAGATGTCCTGTCAACACTGAAACTGTTTGGAGTTACACCACTGCTTCCTTACCAAAGCAGCCCTCCTAACAAGAATGG ACCTCGTCGATTTTCCTTGATTGCTGAATACCATCTTGCTAACCTGACTGAAAGTAGTGTAGCAGTTGGTGCTGATGAGCTTGTCCAGCTCTTCAGTCTGAGTCCAGGACTGTTAGTAGGAATTTGGAAG gagaaaaatgaaattgctTTTGTTATGGCGAGTCTTCATTATAATCAACTTCTTGAGAGAAGCATTTTGGGTTCTGCTACTGT tcaaTATGCTCCTCCACCTAATAAACCTTTGCTGGATGATATTGACCCAGAATATGGACTGCATGACTACAGCCTGCATCTTGATCTGCATGGCAGAAGCTGCATGTACCTGTGTGGATCATTCAAGGGCCTCTTCTGCAGAAAAG GTGACATTGAAAATGGATACCTGAGGCTCTCAGTTGTAAGCTTAAAGGATAATAGGAAGCACTTTCCTATTATTGGGACACTTGGCATATGCTGGGAAACAGATGCGTTTAAAGGCAATGTAAAG GACTGCTTTGTGATGGATCTGACTCTATTGGATGAAAGTGGAAAGCCCTTCTGGTGTTTTAGTGCTCCAGTCTACATGGAATTGTCTTCCAAGGCATCCGGCCTTTATGACTACATGGGTCCTATCTATACTGCAGACTATGTAGATTCAGAGGGTAAAGTCTGTGTTGAGTTTGTATGGTTGGAAGAAACCAAGGAATATATTACAGTCAGTTTGGTGCTTTATGTAAGCACCAAAAAGGTAAATAGCTGGTATGGAACAAACTACTGA
- the FBXO15 gene encoding F-box only protein 15 isoform X4, whose translation MATGRGSRLRTLAARPGQCSETVNAGIKSLYLTPPIKTKPNVCIESMPSEMLLKILSYLDAVSLLSVGCVNKRFYELANDNGIWLKLYSSSLQPKWTIWKMKSKQTETVSLGCAALHDKKPGYWKKEYIFKQTSAFKTRVMRLVKLLDPYTGLPCKNKEAMKVSGLSWIIVLKDKNGKEHVIEEPNLSFKDTSVTILWYGTHWPSLDVLSTLKLFGVTPLLPYQSSPPNKNGPRRFSLIAEYHLANLTESSVAVGADELVQLFSLSPGLLVGIWKEKNEIAFVMASLHYNQLLERSILGSATVQYAPPPNKPLLDDIDPEYGLHDYSLHLDLHGRSCMYLCGSFKGLFCRKGDIENGYLRLSVVSLKDNRKHFPIIGTLGICWETDAFKGNVKDCFVMDLTLLDESGKPFWCFSAPVYMELSSKASGLYDYMGPIYTADYVDSEGKVCVEFVWLEETKEYITVSLVLYVSTKKVNSWYGTNY comes from the exons ATGGCGACGGGCCGTGGCAG TAGGTTAAGGACCCTTGCTGCCAGGCCTGGGCAATGTTCTGAAACTGTAAATGCTGGAATTAAAAGTCTGTATTTGACACCTCCCATAAAAACGAAACCAAATGTGTGCATTGAGAG catGCCATCAGAAATGCTGCTGAAGATACTTTCCTATTTGGATGCTGTGTCCCTGTTGTCTGTTGGTTGCGTGAATAAGCGCTTCTATGAGCTGGCCAATGACAA TGGAATTTGGCTGAAACTCTATTCTAGTTCTTTGCAACCAAAATGGACAATTTGGAAAATGAAGTCTAAACAAACAGAAACTGTTtctttgggctgtgctgctctacATGATAAAAAGCCTGGGTACTGGAAGAAAGAATACATCTTCAAACAAACGTCTGCCTTCAAAACCAGAGTAATGCGGCTCGTTAAACTTCTAGATCCTTATACTGGTCTTCCATGTAAAAACAAAGAAGCTATGAA AGTCTCTGGCTTGAGTTGGATAATTGTTCTAAAGgacaaaaatggaaaagaacatGTAATAGAGGAGCCAAACCTATCATTTAAGGACACATCTGTTACCATACTTTGGTATGGTACACACTGGCCATCCTTAGATGTCCTGTCAACACTGAAACTGTTTGGAGTTACACCACTGCTTCCTTACCAAAGCAGCCCTCCTAACAAGAATGG ACCTCGTCGATTTTCCTTGATTGCTGAATACCATCTTGCTAACCTGACTGAAAGTAGTGTAGCAGTTGGTGCTGATGAGCTTGTCCAGCTCTTCAGTCTGAGTCCAGGACTGTTAGTAGGAATTTGGAAG gagaaaaatgaaattgctTTTGTTATGGCGAGTCTTCATTATAATCAACTTCTTGAGAGAAGCATTTTGGGTTCTGCTACTGT tcaaTATGCTCCTCCACCTAATAAACCTTTGCTGGATGATATTGACCCAGAATATGGACTGCATGACTACAGCCTGCATCTTGATCTGCATGGCAGAAGCTGCATGTACCTGTGTGGATCATTCAAGGGCCTCTTCTGCAGAAAAG GTGACATTGAAAATGGATACCTGAGGCTCTCAGTTGTAAGCTTAAAGGATAATAGGAAGCACTTTCCTATTATTGGGACACTTGGCATATGCTGGGAAACAGATGCGTTTAAAGGCAATGTAAAG GACTGCTTTGTGATGGATCTGACTCTATTGGATGAAAGTGGAAAGCCCTTCTGGTGTTTTAGTGCTCCAGTCTACATGGAATTGTCTTCCAAGGCATCCGGCCTTTATGACTACATGGGTCCTATCTATACTGCAGACTATGTAGATTCAGAGGGTAAAGTCTGTGTTGAGTTTGTATGGTTGGAAGAAACCAAGGAATATATTACAGTCAGTTTGGTGCTTTATGTAAGCACCAAAAAGGTAAATAGCTGGTATGGAACAAACTACTGA
- the FBXO15 gene encoding F-box only protein 15 isoform X2 produces the protein MAFEKYSLRLRTLAARPGQCSETVNAGIKSLYLTPPIKTKPNVCIESMPSEMLLKILSYLDAVSLLSVGCVNKRFYELANDNGIWLKLYSSSLQPKWTIWKMKSKQTETVSLGCAALHDKKPGYWKKEYIFKQTSAFKTRVMRLVKLLDPYTGLPCKNKEAMKVSGLSWIIVLKDKNGKEHVIEEPNLSFKDTSVTILWYGTHWPSLDVLSTLKLFGVTPLLPYQSSPPNKNGPRRFSLIAEYHLANLTESSVAVGADELVQLFSLSPGLLVGIWKEKNEIAFVMASLHYNQLLERSILGSATVQYAPPPNKPLLDDIDPEYGLHDYSLHLDLHGRSCMYLCGSFKGLFCRKGDIENGYLRLSVVSLKDNRKHFPIIGTLGICWETDAFKGNVKDCFVMDLTLLDESGKPFWCFSAPVYMELSSKASGLYDYMGPIYTADYVDSEGKVCVEFVWLEETKEYITVSLVLYVSTKKVNSWYGTNY, from the exons ATGGCTTTTGAAAAATACAGTCT TAGGTTAAGGACCCTTGCTGCCAGGCCTGGGCAATGTTCTGAAACTGTAAATGCTGGAATTAAAAGTCTGTATTTGACACCTCCCATAAAAACGAAACCAAATGTGTGCATTGAGAG catGCCATCAGAAATGCTGCTGAAGATACTTTCCTATTTGGATGCTGTGTCCCTGTTGTCTGTTGGTTGCGTGAATAAGCGCTTCTATGAGCTGGCCAATGACAA TGGAATTTGGCTGAAACTCTATTCTAGTTCTTTGCAACCAAAATGGACAATTTGGAAAATGAAGTCTAAACAAACAGAAACTGTTtctttgggctgtgctgctctacATGATAAAAAGCCTGGGTACTGGAAGAAAGAATACATCTTCAAACAAACGTCTGCCTTCAAAACCAGAGTAATGCGGCTCGTTAAACTTCTAGATCCTTATACTGGTCTTCCATGTAAAAACAAAGAAGCTATGAA AGTCTCTGGCTTGAGTTGGATAATTGTTCTAAAGgacaaaaatggaaaagaacatGTAATAGAGGAGCCAAACCTATCATTTAAGGACACATCTGTTACCATACTTTGGTATGGTACACACTGGCCATCCTTAGATGTCCTGTCAACACTGAAACTGTTTGGAGTTACACCACTGCTTCCTTACCAAAGCAGCCCTCCTAACAAGAATGG ACCTCGTCGATTTTCCTTGATTGCTGAATACCATCTTGCTAACCTGACTGAAAGTAGTGTAGCAGTTGGTGCTGATGAGCTTGTCCAGCTCTTCAGTCTGAGTCCAGGACTGTTAGTAGGAATTTGGAAG gagaaaaatgaaattgctTTTGTTATGGCGAGTCTTCATTATAATCAACTTCTTGAGAGAAGCATTTTGGGTTCTGCTACTGT tcaaTATGCTCCTCCACCTAATAAACCTTTGCTGGATGATATTGACCCAGAATATGGACTGCATGACTACAGCCTGCATCTTGATCTGCATGGCAGAAGCTGCATGTACCTGTGTGGATCATTCAAGGGCCTCTTCTGCAGAAAAG GTGACATTGAAAATGGATACCTGAGGCTCTCAGTTGTAAGCTTAAAGGATAATAGGAAGCACTTTCCTATTATTGGGACACTTGGCATATGCTGGGAAACAGATGCGTTTAAAGGCAATGTAAAG GACTGCTTTGTGATGGATCTGACTCTATTGGATGAAAGTGGAAAGCCCTTCTGGTGTTTTAGTGCTCCAGTCTACATGGAATTGTCTTCCAAGGCATCCGGCCTTTATGACTACATGGGTCCTATCTATACTGCAGACTATGTAGATTCAGAGGGTAAAGTCTGTGTTGAGTTTGTATGGTTGGAAGAAACCAAGGAATATATTACAGTCAGTTTGGTGCTTTATGTAAGCACCAAAAAGGTAAATAGCTGGTATGGAACAAACTACTGA
- the FBXO15 gene encoding F-box only protein 15 isoform X3: MAFEKYSLLRTLAARPGQCSETVNAGIKSLYLTPPIKTKPNVCIESMPSEMLLKILSYLDAVSLLSVGCVNKRFYELANDNGIWLKLYSSSLQPKWTIWKMKSKQTETVSLGCAALHDKKPGYWKKEYIFKQTSAFKTRVMRLVKLLDPYTGLPCKNKEAMKVSGLSWIIVLKDKNGKEHVIEEPNLSFKDTSVTILWYGTHWPSLDVLSTLKLFGVTPLLPYQSSPPNKNGPRRFSLIAEYHLANLTESSVAVGADELVQLFSLSPGLLVGIWKEKNEIAFVMASLHYNQLLERSILGSATVQYAPPPNKPLLDDIDPEYGLHDYSLHLDLHGRSCMYLCGSFKGLFCRKGDIENGYLRLSVVSLKDNRKHFPIIGTLGICWETDAFKGNVKDCFVMDLTLLDESGKPFWCFSAPVYMELSSKASGLYDYMGPIYTADYVDSEGKVCVEFVWLEETKEYITVSLVLYVSTKKVNSWYGTNY, from the exons ATGGCTTTTGAAAAATACAGTCT GTTAAGGACCCTTGCTGCCAGGCCTGGGCAATGTTCTGAAACTGTAAATGCTGGAATTAAAAGTCTGTATTTGACACCTCCCATAAAAACGAAACCAAATGTGTGCATTGAGAG catGCCATCAGAAATGCTGCTGAAGATACTTTCCTATTTGGATGCTGTGTCCCTGTTGTCTGTTGGTTGCGTGAATAAGCGCTTCTATGAGCTGGCCAATGACAA TGGAATTTGGCTGAAACTCTATTCTAGTTCTTTGCAACCAAAATGGACAATTTGGAAAATGAAGTCTAAACAAACAGAAACTGTTtctttgggctgtgctgctctacATGATAAAAAGCCTGGGTACTGGAAGAAAGAATACATCTTCAAACAAACGTCTGCCTTCAAAACCAGAGTAATGCGGCTCGTTAAACTTCTAGATCCTTATACTGGTCTTCCATGTAAAAACAAAGAAGCTATGAA AGTCTCTGGCTTGAGTTGGATAATTGTTCTAAAGgacaaaaatggaaaagaacatGTAATAGAGGAGCCAAACCTATCATTTAAGGACACATCTGTTACCATACTTTGGTATGGTACACACTGGCCATCCTTAGATGTCCTGTCAACACTGAAACTGTTTGGAGTTACACCACTGCTTCCTTACCAAAGCAGCCCTCCTAACAAGAATGG ACCTCGTCGATTTTCCTTGATTGCTGAATACCATCTTGCTAACCTGACTGAAAGTAGTGTAGCAGTTGGTGCTGATGAGCTTGTCCAGCTCTTCAGTCTGAGTCCAGGACTGTTAGTAGGAATTTGGAAG gagaaaaatgaaattgctTTTGTTATGGCGAGTCTTCATTATAATCAACTTCTTGAGAGAAGCATTTTGGGTTCTGCTACTGT tcaaTATGCTCCTCCACCTAATAAACCTTTGCTGGATGATATTGACCCAGAATATGGACTGCATGACTACAGCCTGCATCTTGATCTGCATGGCAGAAGCTGCATGTACCTGTGTGGATCATTCAAGGGCCTCTTCTGCAGAAAAG GTGACATTGAAAATGGATACCTGAGGCTCTCAGTTGTAAGCTTAAAGGATAATAGGAAGCACTTTCCTATTATTGGGACACTTGGCATATGCTGGGAAACAGATGCGTTTAAAGGCAATGTAAAG GACTGCTTTGTGATGGATCTGACTCTATTGGATGAAAGTGGAAAGCCCTTCTGGTGTTTTAGTGCTCCAGTCTACATGGAATTGTCTTCCAAGGCATCCGGCCTTTATGACTACATGGGTCCTATCTATACTGCAGACTATGTAGATTCAGAGGGTAAAGTCTGTGTTGAGTTTGTATGGTTGGAAGAAACCAAGGAATATATTACAGTCAGTTTGGTGCTTTATGTAAGCACCAAAAAGGTAAATAGCTGGTATGGAACAAACTACTGA
- the FBXO15 gene encoding F-box only protein 15 isoform X1 codes for MSWPMTIMGLFFMLPLLLLGKDSWKLTLTGNPPLPVMKVMSSLSFSKEGAEGIDVTLVPPNKGDSDGPPPPHFQLDLCEKLEAYSGIWLKLYSSSLQPKWTIWKMKSKQTETVSLGCAALHDKKPGYWKKEYIFKQTSAFKTRVMRLVKLLDPYTGLPCKNKEAMKVSGLSWIIVLKDKNGKEHVIEEPNLSFKDTSVTILWYGTHWPSLDVLSTLKLFGVTPLLPYQSSPPNKNGPRRFSLIAEYHLANLTESSVAVGADELVQLFSLSPGLLVGIWKEKNEIAFVMASLHYNQLLERSILGSATVQYAPPPNKPLLDDIDPEYGLHDYSLHLDLHGRSCMYLCGSFKGLFCRKGDIENGYLRLSVVSLKDNRKHFPIIGTLGICWETDAFKGNVKDCFVMDLTLLDESGKPFWCFSAPVYMELSSKASGLYDYMGPIYTADYVDSEGKVCVEFVWLEETKEYITVSLVLYVSTKKVNSWYGTNY; via the exons ATGAGCTGGCCAATGACAA TTATGGGATTGTTCTTCATGTTACCCCTCCTGCTTTTGGGAAAGGACAGTTGGAAACTCACGTTGACTGGGAACCCACCTTTACCAGTCATG AAAGTCATGTCTTCTCTGAGCTTTTCCAAAGAGGGTGCAGAAGGGATTGATGTGACATTGGTACCACCAAACAAAGGTGATTCTGATGGTCCTCCTCCACCCCACTTTCAGCTGGATCTGTGTGAGAAACTTGAAGCATACAG TGGAATTTGGCTGAAACTCTATTCTAGTTCTTTGCAACCAAAATGGACAATTTGGAAAATGAAGTCTAAACAAACAGAAACTGTTtctttgggctgtgctgctctacATGATAAAAAGCCTGGGTACTGGAAGAAAGAATACATCTTCAAACAAACGTCTGCCTTCAAAACCAGAGTAATGCGGCTCGTTAAACTTCTAGATCCTTATACTGGTCTTCCATGTAAAAACAAAGAAGCTATGAA AGTCTCTGGCTTGAGTTGGATAATTGTTCTAAAGgacaaaaatggaaaagaacatGTAATAGAGGAGCCAAACCTATCATTTAAGGACACATCTGTTACCATACTTTGGTATGGTACACACTGGCCATCCTTAGATGTCCTGTCAACACTGAAACTGTTTGGAGTTACACCACTGCTTCCTTACCAAAGCAGCCCTCCTAACAAGAATGG ACCTCGTCGATTTTCCTTGATTGCTGAATACCATCTTGCTAACCTGACTGAAAGTAGTGTAGCAGTTGGTGCTGATGAGCTTGTCCAGCTCTTCAGTCTGAGTCCAGGACTGTTAGTAGGAATTTGGAAG gagaaaaatgaaattgctTTTGTTATGGCGAGTCTTCATTATAATCAACTTCTTGAGAGAAGCATTTTGGGTTCTGCTACTGT tcaaTATGCTCCTCCACCTAATAAACCTTTGCTGGATGATATTGACCCAGAATATGGACTGCATGACTACAGCCTGCATCTTGATCTGCATGGCAGAAGCTGCATGTACCTGTGTGGATCATTCAAGGGCCTCTTCTGCAGAAAAG GTGACATTGAAAATGGATACCTGAGGCTCTCAGTTGTAAGCTTAAAGGATAATAGGAAGCACTTTCCTATTATTGGGACACTTGGCATATGCTGGGAAACAGATGCGTTTAAAGGCAATGTAAAG GACTGCTTTGTGATGGATCTGACTCTATTGGATGAAAGTGGAAAGCCCTTCTGGTGTTTTAGTGCTCCAGTCTACATGGAATTGTCTTCCAAGGCATCCGGCCTTTATGACTACATGGGTCCTATCTATACTGCAGACTATGTAGATTCAGAGGGTAAAGTCTGTGTTGAGTTTGTATGGTTGGAAGAAACCAAGGAATATATTACAGTCAGTTTGGTGCTTTATGTAAGCACCAAAAAGGTAAATAGCTGGTATGGAACAAACTACTGA